AGCTACATAGTGAGGATTAACTGCCCGGCGAGACCAGGGGATGGCAACCCCCTGGCCTTGCTTAAAAACGACGATTACCGTGTACACACGTATTGCCCGCCCACTACTTCTACGTATCATGACGGCACAAACAGATTGAAAGTAACCGCCTTAAGACACGGTAATTATACTGATAGCGAGTGCGTGGCTAATTCGACACCTGCGCGCAGTTCCTTCTCATAGTTGTACGACTCGTGGGCCTTATGCATACCGGCGCGCTCATAAAGGCGGGTGGCACCGGATAGATTTTGCGAATCGACGCCCAGGCGGGCCTTACGCGAACCACGCCGGTAGAACTCACCGAACGAATGGCGCAGCAAAGCCATACCCAGACCCTTGCGCCTCCAGGGACGACGCACGGCTAAATCACCAACCCATGGCGTTCCCAGCGAATACTCACAGAGCGAAATGCCGGCGATCTCATCTCCCTCATATGCAATGAACCACAGCGACGGATCAAAGTCCGCGCGATCCAACGTCCAATGTTTCCAGGACTCAAAATCTCCCGGTACATATCCCCAGTGGTCCTGGAAAGCCTCGTCGAAAGCCGCGAACACTGCACGTTCCTGGCCCGGCTGGAATGTGCGCACTCCAATATGGTCCGGCCATTCCGGCGCAGGTGGCCTCTGATTGAACTCAATTTCCATCGACCAATGAATGCGGATGCGCTTGAAACCCTCTTCTTCAAGCACTCGAGCCAGGTCTACATTGTGGCTATTGACCCAGGAATTGAGCGCTACGCGAGCGCCTTCAGGAGCTTGAGGAATGAAGTGCTGAGCTCGCTCTTCGGCCAGTCGCAGCAGGTGAGCCTCGATGCCCAGCCCTCTATAAGCGGGATGGACACGGGGCGTCGTGTACATATGGATAATATCCTTATGCCCCAGGCTCGCGCGCGCCACAATTTGTCCGTTGGGTGCGACAACTACCCAGGCATCTTTTGCAAGATCAAAGCCCGGCATCCGCCAGCCGTTGCGTATATCCTCTTCGGAATCGGCCGGCTCGCCTACCTCAACGAGGTTACAGGCGTTTACTAGCTCCGTGACGGCTTTCACGTCATCCATCGTTGGCGGACGTATAAGGAAATCTCTCGGAAATAGGTATGCCATAATTTTGCCTCTATTCTTTACAGACTCACACCCCCTGATGGATTTTGCCAACCGAATGGGGCAATCAGTTCGTGTCATTCTTCGCTGCGCTCAGAATCTCAGCGTCCCAAGGCACAGATTCTTCGCTGCGCTCAGAATGACACGACCGGATTCCCCACTTCGATTGGAAAAATTCATAAGGATCGAGATGCGTATCTAGCTGGCGCACGAAATTGTATCCCATTCCCCATCCAGGAGCATGGAATCTTCTCCTACGCGTAGTTCCTTCTCATAAGTGTTGTATTGGTGGACGACGAAGATCGCATCGCGTTCGTAGCACTGGCTTGCGCCATAGAGTCGCAGCGAATCAACATCGAGTTCAATCTGCAACTTGCCCTGCGGCTTAGACGCGCTCAGGGCCTCCTCGACTTCGAGGGCTATCCGCCAGAACTGCCGGACGGATGTGTAGCCTTCGCGTTCGAACAGGCGCCTGGCCTGTTGATTGTTGCTTGCGACCGTTCCTCTCAATGTGACGCGAGTTCCGCGACGCGCATACAGGACATGCAGGCGCGCCCGTTCCTCTACCAGCCGCAGCAACAGCGTGCCAATACCACGGTTGCGATACTCAGGGTGAACGCATAGGAACATGGAGATTTGCTCGTGGTCGCGATGCCACACACACGCAAATCCAACTAACTGTCCCTTCGTTGTGACTATGACCCAGGCATCGGTGGCGAGGTTGAACCCGCACTGCTGCCAGTTGGAGAGTAAATCCTCCATCGTGTTATCCGCCGCACCGAACTCGGCTGTGTCACATGCCAGCACCAGTTCCCTGATAGCTTCCAGGTCTTCGGTCTTTGGAGCACGCGCCAATAGATTTTTTAGTAGTACAGCCATAGTCATTTTCTCCGATCTTGTAGACCCCTTTGGGTTTCCCGCTCCCAGGGCATCGTCGCGGATACCCTGGGAGCCTTCGCTTACACTGCGATCGTCTGCGTGCTCAGTTCTTTACCGGCACGCAACTCCTTTTGATAGGAGATGTATTGCCGCGCAGCATGCATACCGGCCCGTTCATAGAGCCGCACTGCGCCAGTCAAATTCTGTGAATCGACACCTAAGCCAACCTTGCGCCTGCCGCGTTTGTAGAACTCCCCGAATGCATGAAGCAACAGGGCTAATCCTACCCCCTTGCGCCTCCAGGGACGCAGGACGGCTAGCTGGCCAACCCAGCCTAAATCCATATCCACTTCATCGTTACAAAGCGCACCGCCGGCAATCTGTTCGCCTTCGAATGCCAGAAACCACAGCGTCGGATCAAAGGTTTCCCTGCTAATCATCCAGTGCTGCCAGTCCTCGAAATTTCCCGGCAGGTGGCCCCAGTGATCCTGGAAAGCCGTATCGATCATTTCGAAGACCTGGCGATCCATACCCGGCTGGAATGTGCGCACCGTAATGCCCTCAGGCCATACCGGCTCCGGCGGGGGAGTCTCCATATCGATTTCCATGCGCCAGTTGTGGCGTACAGCCTGGAAGCCTGCTCGTTCAAAGAGTTGCTGTGCGGTCTCATTTTTGGAGCTGGCCCAGCTATTCAAGGTGACACGCGCTTCAGGATCGGCTTCGGCCATTTGCTGGCGTCCCCAGGCCTCAGCCAATTGAAGTAAATGTTCGCCAATACCCTGGTCTTCATATCCGGGTCGCACGCGAACAAAGGTGAAGATTTTCGCGTGCAGCCGTTGCTCCATGTCCGCGTATCCAACCAGTTGACCGTTCGGCGCCAGGACCATCATGGCATCCGTATCCAGGTGGAACGATGGGGCCTGCCACACGGTTCGTAGCTCATCAAGCGTAATGTCCGGCACACCGTATTCCGCGATATCACATGTATTTAAGAGTTCGCTTACTGTTTCTACATCGTCCATTGTTGGGCGGCGCACTTGATAAGCCTCTGAAAGTATATTCGCCATTGAGTTTCTCTCCTTTCTGCCGGCTTCGCCCTGGGAATGTGGGGGCCGATTGATCGACCTCAGCGCCGATTCATCGGCCCCGGCCGGGGCTAAAACCCGGCATTATCCATTTCTCTTCAATTTACCGGTGCGTTTCGCGTAGCGCTCGGCGAGCCTGAAGACGAAAATTCCGAGCGGTACGCTGATGATGCCGGTGATGATCAGCGGCCAGGTATAACTCCATATCTCTGCCGACCAGATCGTCTGGTTATTCAGCAAAGCCGCGCGCAATCCCTCAAGCACATACGTTGCGGGCGAGATGCGTGCGAACGGTTGCATCCATCCTG
This window of the Ktedonobacteraceae bacterium genome carries:
- a CDS encoding GNAT family N-acetyltransferase — its product is MAYLFPRDFLIRPPTMDDVKAVTELVNACNLVEVGEPADSEEDIRNGWRMPGFDLAKDAWVVVAPNGQIVARASLGHKDIIHMYTTPRVHPAYRGLGIEAHLLRLAEERAQHFIPQAPEGARVALNSWVNSHNVDLARVLEEEGFKRIRIHWSMEIEFNQRPPAPEWPDHIGVRTFQPGQERAVFAAFDEAFQDHWGYVPGDFESWKHWTLDRADFDPSLWFIAYEGDEIAGISLCEYSLGTPWVGDLAVRRPWRRKGLGMALLRHSFGEFYRRGSRKARLGVDSQNLSGATRLYERAGMHKAHESYNYEKELRAGVELATHSLSV
- a CDS encoding GNAT family N-acetyltransferase, which produces MAVLLKNLLARAPKTEDLEAIRELVLACDTAEFGAADNTMEDLLSNWQQCGFNLATDAWVIVTTKGQLVGFACVWHRDHEQISMFLCVHPEYRNRGIGTLLLRLVEERARLHVLYARRGTRVTLRGTVASNNQQARRLFEREGYTSVRQFWRIALEVEEALSASKPQGKLQIELDVDSLRLYGASQCYERDAIFVVHQYNTYEKELRVGEDSMLLDGEWDTISCAS
- a CDS encoding GNAT family N-acetyltransferase, with product MANILSEAYQVRRPTMDDVETVSELLNTCDIAEYGVPDITLDELRTVWQAPSFHLDTDAMMVLAPNGQLVGYADMEQRLHAKIFTFVRVRPGYEDQGIGEHLLQLAEAWGRQQMAEADPEARVTLNSWASSKNETAQQLFERAGFQAVRHNWRMEIDMETPPPEPVWPEGITVRTFQPGMDRQVFEMIDTAFQDHWGHLPGNFEDWQHWMISRETFDPTLWFLAFEGEQIAGGALCNDEVDMDLGWVGQLAVLRPWRRKGVGLALLLHAFGEFYKRGRRKVGLGVDSQNLTGAVRLYERAGMHAARQYISYQKELRAGKELSTQTIAV